From Micromonospora rifamycinica, a single genomic window includes:
- a CDS encoding cellulose-binding domain-containing protein, whose product MRRSLVGAVTTVLAAATAVVAVQFTIAPSTEAAAAAAEPYTWKNVRIDGGGFVPGIIFNQTEKNLIYARTDIGGAYRWEQASQSWTPLLDWVGADKWGYNGVVSLATDPVQTNRVYAAVGMYTNDWDPNNGAILRSSDKGATWQATVLPFKNGGNMPGRGMGERLAVDPNKNSVIYYGAEGGNGLWRSTDYGATWAKVANFPNVGNYRADPNDTTGYQSQNQGLTWVTFDKSTGTAGNATQTIYVGVADKANPVYRSTNGGTSWERIAGQPTGYLAHKGVVDPVGGFLYIATSDTGGPYDGGKGDVWKFNRATGAWTQISPIPSSSSDAYFGYSGLTIDRQKPNTLMVATQISWWPDAIFWRSTDGGATWSRIWEFGSYPERTKKFTMDISSVPWLTFGANPAPPEESPKLGWMNESVEIDPFDSNRFMYGTGATIYGSNDLTKWDTGGKLTIKPMVKGLEETAVQDLISPPTGAPLISGLGDIGGFRHTDLDAVPPMLFTQPVFTTTTSLDYAEANPATMVRAGNFTDADRPNDSHVAFSTDGGANWFQGSEPGGVNNGGTVAAAADGSQFVWAPGDPGQQVIRSVGFGNSWTAATGIPANAVVESDRVNKNKFYGFSAGKFYVSSNGGASFTASAATGLPATGNVKFKAVPGKEGDIWLAGEGGLWRSTDSGATFTKLAGVSAAVNVGFGKAAPGQTYPAVFTFGTVDGKSGVYRSDNAGAAWVRINDDQHQYGNAGEALTGDPRVYGRVYLGTNGRGILVADRLGGTPPPTTPPPTTPPPTTPPPTTPPPTTPPPTTPPPTTPPPTTPPPTTPPPTTPPPTGGCAATYKVTGSWPGGFQGEVTVRNAGTSAITGWTLGWTFANGQTINSLWGGTYTQTGATVSVRDAGWNGALGAGATTSIGFTANVTGSNAVPAVTCTSR is encoded by the coding sequence ATGCGGAGAAGTCTCGTCGGCGCGGTCACCACCGTGCTGGCCGCCGCGACGGCCGTCGTGGCCGTACAGTTCACCATCGCACCGTCCACCGAGGCCGCCGCGGCGGCGGCGGAACCGTACACCTGGAAGAACGTCCGGATCGACGGCGGCGGCTTCGTCCCCGGCATCATCTTCAACCAGACCGAGAAGAACCTGATCTACGCGCGCACCGACATCGGCGGTGCGTACCGGTGGGAGCAGGCCAGCCAGTCCTGGACGCCGCTGCTCGACTGGGTCGGCGCGGACAAGTGGGGCTACAACGGGGTGGTCAGCCTGGCCACCGACCCGGTGCAGACCAACCGGGTGTACGCGGCCGTCGGCATGTACACCAACGACTGGGATCCGAACAACGGCGCGATCCTGCGCTCCTCGGACAAGGGCGCCACCTGGCAGGCCACCGTGCTGCCGTTCAAGAACGGCGGCAACATGCCCGGCCGGGGCATGGGGGAGCGGCTCGCCGTCGACCCCAACAAGAACAGCGTCATCTACTACGGCGCGGAGGGCGGCAACGGCCTGTGGCGCAGCACAGACTACGGGGCCACCTGGGCCAAGGTGGCGAACTTCCCGAACGTCGGCAACTACCGGGCCGACCCCAACGACACCACCGGCTACCAGAGCCAGAACCAGGGTCTGACCTGGGTCACCTTCGACAAGAGCACCGGTACGGCCGGTAACGCCACCCAGACCATCTACGTCGGGGTGGCCGACAAGGCGAACCCGGTGTACCGCTCGACGAACGGTGGCACGAGCTGGGAGCGGATCGCCGGCCAGCCCACCGGCTACCTGGCCCACAAGGGCGTGGTCGACCCGGTCGGCGGCTTCCTCTACATCGCCACCAGCGACACCGGCGGCCCGTACGACGGCGGCAAGGGTGACGTCTGGAAGTTCAACCGGGCCACCGGCGCGTGGACGCAGATCAGCCCGATCCCGTCGTCCAGCAGCGACGCCTACTTCGGCTATTCGGGGCTGACCATCGACCGGCAGAAGCCGAACACCCTGATGGTCGCCACCCAGATCTCCTGGTGGCCGGACGCGATCTTCTGGCGCAGCACCGACGGCGGCGCGACCTGGAGCCGGATCTGGGAGTTCGGCAGCTACCCGGAGCGCACCAAGAAGTTCACGATGGACATCAGCTCGGTGCCGTGGCTGACCTTCGGGGCCAACCCGGCCCCGCCGGAGGAGTCCCCGAAGCTGGGCTGGATGAACGAGTCGGTGGAGATCGACCCGTTCGACTCCAACCGCTTCATGTACGGCACCGGCGCGACCATCTACGGCAGCAACGACCTCACCAAGTGGGACACCGGCGGCAAGCTCACCATCAAGCCGATGGTCAAGGGCCTGGAGGAGACCGCCGTACAGGACCTGATCAGCCCGCCCACCGGGGCGCCGCTGATCAGCGGGCTCGGTGACATCGGCGGCTTCCGGCACACCGACCTCGACGCGGTGCCGCCGATGCTGTTCACCCAGCCGGTCTTCACCACCACCACCAGCCTCGACTACGCCGAGGCGAACCCGGCGACGATGGTCCGGGCCGGCAACTTCACCGACGCCGACCGCCCCAACGACAGCCACGTCGCGTTCTCCACCGACGGCGGGGCGAACTGGTTCCAGGGCAGCGAGCCCGGCGGGGTCAACAACGGCGGCACGGTCGCCGCCGCCGCCGACGGCAGCCAGTTCGTCTGGGCCCCGGGTGACCCCGGGCAGCAGGTGATCCGCTCGGTCGGGTTCGGCAACTCGTGGACCGCCGCCACCGGCATCCCGGCCAACGCCGTGGTCGAGTCCGACCGGGTCAACAAGAACAAGTTCTACGGCTTCAGCGCCGGCAAGTTCTACGTCAGCAGCAACGGTGGGGCCAGCTTCACCGCGTCCGCCGCCACCGGCCTGCCGGCCACCGGCAACGTCAAGTTCAAGGCGGTACCCGGCAAGGAGGGCGACATCTGGCTGGCCGGTGAGGGCGGGCTGTGGCGCTCCACCGACTCCGGGGCCACCTTCACCAAGCTGGCCGGGGTGTCGGCGGCGGTGAACGTCGGCTTCGGCAAGGCGGCCCCCGGGCAGACGTACCCGGCGGTGTTCACCTTCGGTACCGTCGACGGCAAGAGCGGGGTCTACCGTTCCGACAACGCCGGCGCGGCCTGGGTGCGGATCAACGACGACCAGCACCAGTACGGCAACGCGGGCGAGGCGCTGACCGGTGACCCGAGGGTCTACGGTCGGGTCTACCTGGGCACCAACGGCCGGGGCATCCTGGTCGCCGACCGGCTCGGTGGCACGCCCCCGCCGACGACGCCTCCGCCGACGACGCCTCCGCCCACCACGCCTCCGCCGACGACGCCGCCGCCCACCACGCCTCCGCCGACCACGCCCCCGCCCACCACGCCGCCGCCCACCACGCCCCCGCCGACCACGCCGCCCCCGACCACGCCGCCGCCGACCGGCGGTTGCGCGGCGACGTACAAGGTGACCGGATCGTGGCCCGGTGGTTTCCAGGGTGAGGTGACGGTGCGTAACGCCGGTACCAGCGCGATCACCGGCTGGACGCTGGGCTGGACGTTCGCGAACGGCCAGACGATCAATTCGCTCTGGGGTGGCACGTACACCCAGACCGGGGCGACCGTCTCGGTGCGTGACGCCGGGTGGAACGGTGCGCTCGGCGCCGGTGCCACCACCAGCATCGGCTTCACCGCCAACGTCACCGGCAGCAACGCCGTCCCGGCGGTCACCTGCACCAGTCGCTGA
- a CDS encoding HelD family protein codes for MTDQTTLEQEIAAEQRHLDRVYARLAELRRAAVRAERDGYRLARVGNFGALVERDAMVFHAAQRRHLLDAEHEGLVFGRLDLRDRQVLHVGRLGIRGENAETLVVDWRAPAAAAFYRGTPAEPLGVVRRRTISSSGEKVTRIEDELLDPASAPPDMPVVGDGALLATLSRATGRGMRDIIATIQREQDEVIRSPGTGVTIVSGGPGTGKTAVALHRAAYLLYADRSRYAGGGILVVGPSAVFVEYIASVLPSLGEETATLHSLGSLFPGLSATRTDGPEVAAVKGSLRMRRVLERAARDAVPDGPRELRLLYRGTLLRLEPRELDRIRDRALHRGARRNEVRRVGFDGVLAALYTQARRLAVTGLPEQPTFEDEIIDRPEFREFLKAWWPRLHPRHVLGWLARPERLHRYAAGVLSRAETALLAGAYRSLDTEGLTVADIALLDELDALLGKPVRPKRASRDPFQLAGGVRELSTFGDRERAARAAARERPEDYRDYAHVVVDESQDVSPMQWRMIGRRGRIASWTVVGDPAQTAWTGDQEELDRARDQALGRRRRHRFTLTTNYRNPAEIFAVAAAEIRRIHPDLELPSAVRSTGVDPVALTVPAAELAPATVDAVETVLAEVAGTVGVITPVPRRDEVAGWLGDRGGTRLQVVDSLQAKGMEYDGVVLVCPGEIRAEPGSGVRTLYVALSRATQRLTTVDPLG; via the coding sequence CCAGACCACCCTGGAACAGGAGATCGCCGCCGAACAACGGCATCTCGACCGGGTGTACGCCCGGCTCGCCGAACTGCGCCGGGCGGCCGTCCGCGCCGAGCGGGACGGTTACCGGCTGGCGCGGGTCGGCAACTTCGGCGCGCTGGTGGAGCGGGACGCCATGGTCTTCCACGCCGCCCAGCGTCGGCACCTGCTGGACGCCGAGCACGAGGGGCTGGTCTTCGGCCGGCTCGATCTGCGTGACCGTCAGGTGCTGCACGTCGGCCGGCTCGGGATCCGCGGCGAGAACGCCGAGACGCTGGTGGTCGACTGGCGGGCCCCGGCCGCCGCCGCCTTCTACCGGGGCACCCCGGCGGAGCCGCTGGGGGTGGTACGGCGACGCACCATCAGCTCGTCGGGTGAGAAGGTCACCCGGATCGAGGACGAGCTGCTAGACCCGGCGTCGGCACCGCCGGACATGCCGGTGGTCGGCGACGGCGCGTTGCTGGCGACCCTGTCCAGGGCGACCGGGCGGGGGATGCGGGACATCATCGCCACCATCCAGCGGGAGCAGGACGAGGTGATCCGCTCCCCCGGCACGGGAGTCACGATCGTCTCCGGCGGGCCGGGCACCGGGAAGACGGCGGTGGCCCTGCACCGGGCGGCGTACCTGCTCTATGCCGACCGCAGCCGGTACGCCGGCGGCGGCATCCTGGTGGTCGGTCCGTCGGCGGTCTTCGTCGAGTACATCGCGTCGGTGCTGCCCTCGCTGGGCGAGGAGACCGCCACCCTGCACTCGCTGGGCTCGCTCTTCCCCGGCCTGTCGGCGACCCGCACCGACGGCCCCGAGGTGGCCGCGGTGAAGGGGTCGCTGCGGATGCGGCGGGTGCTGGAACGGGCGGCCCGGGACGCGGTGCCGGACGGTCCGCGGGAGCTGCGGCTGCTCTACCGGGGGACGCTGCTGCGGCTGGAGCCGCGCGAGTTGGACCGGATCCGGGACCGGGCGTTGCACCGGGGTGCCCGCCGCAACGAGGTCCGCCGGGTCGGCTTCGACGGGGTGCTCGCCGCGCTGTACACACAGGCCCGCCGGCTGGCCGTCACCGGGCTGCCCGAGCAGCCCACCTTCGAGGACGAGATCATCGACCGGCCGGAGTTCCGGGAGTTCCTCAAGGCCTGGTGGCCCCGGCTGCACCCCCGGCACGTGCTGGGCTGGCTGGCCCGACCGGAGCGGCTGCACCGGTACGCGGCCGGCGTCCTCTCCCGGGCGGAGACCGCGCTGCTGGCCGGGGCGTACCGGTCGTTGGACACCGAGGGGCTGACGGTGGCCGACATCGCCCTGCTCGACGAGCTGGACGCGCTGCTGGGCAAGCCGGTACGCCCGAAGAGGGCGAGCCGGGATCCGTTCCAGCTCGCCGGTGGGGTCCGGGAGCTGAGCACGTTCGGTGACCGGGAGCGCGCGGCCCGTGCCGCGGCCCGGGAGCGGCCGGAGGACTACCGGGACTACGCGCACGTGGTAGTGGACGAGTCGCAGGACGTCTCGCCGATGCAGTGGCGGATGATCGGCCGCCGCGGCCGGATCGCCTCCTGGACGGTGGTGGGCGACCCGGCGCAGACCGCCTGGACCGGCGACCAGGAGGAGCTGGACCGGGCACGGGACCAGGCGCTGGGCCGGCGACGGCGGCACCGGTTCACGCTCACCACCAACTACCGCAATCCGGCCGAGATCTTCGCGGTGGCGGCAGCCGAGATCCGCCGGATCCACCCCGACCTGGAGCTGCCCAGCGCGGTGCGGTCCACCGGGGTGGATCCGGTGGCGCTGACCGTGCCGGCGGCGGAGCTGGCCCCGGCGACGGTGGACGCGGTGGAAACGGTGCTCGCCGAGGTGGCGGGGACGGTCGGCGTGATCACGCCGGTGCCCCGCCGGGACGAGGTCGCCGGCTGGCTGGGCGACCGTGGCGGGACGCGACTCCAGGTGGTGGACAGCCTCCAGGCCAAGGGCATGGAGTACGACGGGGTGGTGCTGGTCTGTCCGGGCGAGATCCGGGCCGAGCCGGGCTCCGGGGTGCGGACGCTCTACGTGGCGCTGTCCCGGGCCACCCAGCGCCTGACCACCGTCGATCCCCTCGGCTGA
- a CDS encoding SRPBCC family protein has translation MVVRRESFSYTVQAHCSRADAVALLSDLSRQEELHPLIVRVRRLPARPGAVASYAITDRLELGPLRFPVTYQADVLLVGQDEIVTVARQQPATTVRNHTRLRMEGDLLRIDVEITLAAPAPLFGYAFRQARAAHLGLASRLGAVLDGRSGGDAPAAA, from the coding sequence GTGGTGGTCCGGCGGGAGAGCTTCAGCTACACGGTGCAGGCGCACTGCTCACGGGCGGACGCGGTGGCGCTGCTGAGCGATCTGTCCCGGCAGGAGGAGCTGCATCCCCTGATCGTCCGGGTGCGCCGGTTGCCGGCCCGACCGGGCGCCGTGGCCAGCTATGCGATCACCGACCGGCTGGAGTTGGGGCCGCTGCGGTTCCCCGTCACCTACCAGGCCGACGTCCTGCTGGTCGGGCAGGACGAGATCGTGACGGTGGCCCGGCAGCAGCCCGCCACCACGGTCCGCAACCACACCCGGCTCCGGATGGAGGGTGACCTGCTGCGGATCGACGTGGAGATCACCCTCGCCGCGCCGGCACCGTTGTTCGGCTACGCCTTCCGGCAGGCCCGTGCCGCTCACCTGGGGCTGGCCAGCCGGCTCGGCGCGGTGCTGGACGGCCGGTCCGGCGGCGACGCTCCGGCTGCTGCCTGA
- a CDS encoding coiled-coil domain-containing protein, with amino-acid sequence MRVGTTTRLLAAVVTTLALGVSSAPFTPAVAAPVTRLAAPGDDDEGGTPALREQLDAASKGWVEAKAALERSTKRQQELDGQLKSIEAQLVVQTGKVGQIAGAAYRTGRLGPMSALLNSNSPGGFLDRAAALETVAAREDQELRTMIETRDQATRTRAAVSREITEQRKQVATMGKRKDQAERALAVAAADKPAPTSRDSGSSDGTSSSNAKGAPRNSDGSWPSESCSVNDPTPANGCITPRTLNALNQAKAAGFTRYVSCHRPSGSGEHPKGRACDFAAQKNGFGGVASGGDRTYGNNLAAYFIRNADRLGVLYVIWFKRIWLPSSGWKSYSGGNGDPSSDHTNHVHLSMI; translated from the coding sequence ATGCGGGTAGGAACCACCACACGGCTGTTGGCCGCAGTCGTCACGACCCTCGCGCTCGGCGTGTCGTCCGCGCCGTTCACCCCGGCCGTCGCCGCGCCCGTCACCCGGCTCGCCGCTCCCGGCGACGACGACGAGGGCGGCACACCGGCCCTCCGCGAGCAGCTCGACGCGGCCAGCAAGGGTTGGGTCGAGGCGAAGGCCGCCCTGGAGCGCTCCACCAAGCGCCAGCAGGAACTCGACGGCCAGCTCAAGAGCATCGAGGCCCAACTGGTCGTGCAGACCGGAAAGGTCGGCCAGATCGCCGGAGCGGCCTACCGCACCGGCCGCCTCGGACCGATGTCCGCCCTGCTCAACAGCAACAGCCCGGGCGGCTTCCTGGACCGCGCGGCGGCGCTGGAGACGGTCGCGGCCCGGGAGGACCAGGAACTGCGCACGATGATCGAGACCCGGGACCAGGCCACCCGGACCCGGGCGGCGGTCAGCCGCGAGATCACCGAGCAGCGCAAGCAGGTCGCCACCATGGGCAAGCGCAAGGATCAGGCCGAACGCGCGTTGGCGGTGGCCGCCGCCGACAAGCCGGCCCCCACCTCCCGGGACTCCGGCAGCTCGGACGGCACGTCCAGCAGCAACGCCAAGGGAGCGCCCCGCAACTCCGACGGCTCCTGGCCGTCCGAGTCGTGCAGCGTCAACGACCCGACGCCGGCCAACGGCTGCATCACCCCGCGCACCCTCAACGCCCTGAACCAGGCCAAGGCCGCCGGCTTCACCCGGTACGTCTCCTGCCACCGGCCCAGCGGGTCCGGCGAGCACCCCAAGGGGCGGGCATGCGACTTCGCCGCCCAGAAGAACGGCTTCGGCGGGGTGGCCAGTGGCGGCGACCGGACGTACGGCAACAACCTGGCCGCGTACTTCATCCGCAACGCCGACCGGCTCGGTGTGCTCTACGTGATCTGGTTCAAGCGGATCTGGCTGCCGAGCAGCGGCTGGAAGTCGTACAGCGGGGGCAACGGCGACCCGTCCAGCGACCACACCAACCACGTTCACCTGTCGATGATCTGA
- a CDS encoding STAS domain-containing protein — translation MSLSIVKSVLPAGVIEIAPRGEIDVDTAYEVREAIAEVLAKGRPARIELNMRLVTFIDSVGISAMVAGFQTAEVSGVKLIVTEPSRFVHRQLWVTGLLGLFGAPEPYFAGAATPEVLPGA, via the coding sequence GTGAGCCTGTCGATCGTGAAGTCGGTCCTGCCGGCCGGTGTCATCGAGATCGCCCCCCGTGGCGAGATCGACGTCGACACCGCATACGAGGTACGTGAGGCGATCGCCGAGGTGCTGGCCAAGGGGCGGCCGGCGCGGATCGAGCTGAACATGCGGCTGGTCACCTTCATCGACTCCGTCGGCATCAGCGCGATGGTCGCCGGCTTCCAGACGGCCGAGGTCAGCGGGGTCAAGCTGATCGTCACCGAGCCGAGCCGGTTCGTGCACCGGCAGCTCTGGGTCACCGGCCTGCTCGGCCTCTTCGGTGCCCCGGAGCCGTACTTCGCCGGTGCCGCCACCCCCGAGGTGCTGCCGGGGGCCTGA
- a CDS encoding cation diffusion facilitator family transporter, giving the protein MGAGHDHSATISNAAHRHRGRLWAAFGLLTVFMVVEAVAAFGTGSLALLSDAGHMFTDVLGIGMALAAITATRRAAQDPQRTFGLYRLEVLAALANALLLSGVAVYVLIEAVRRFGEPPEVLATPMLVVAVLGLLANLVAFALLREGAKESINLRGAYLEVVGDLLGSLGVIVAALLIAGTGWWWADPVVAVAIGVFILPRTWRLGRAAVRILVQAAPEHLQVTAVHDRLTAVPGVTEVHDLHVWTLTSGMDVASAHLTLATGAEVGAVLAAARGALRDDFHIEHATLQIEPGSAPGACGPTHW; this is encoded by the coding sequence GTGGGCGCAGGTCATGACCACAGCGCGACGATCAGCAACGCCGCGCACCGGCACCGCGGTCGGCTCTGGGCGGCGTTCGGGCTGCTCACCGTGTTCATGGTGGTCGAGGCGGTGGCCGCGTTCGGTACCGGCTCACTGGCCCTGCTCTCCGACGCCGGGCACATGTTCACCGACGTGCTCGGCATCGGGATGGCCCTGGCCGCGATCACCGCGACCCGACGGGCCGCGCAGGACCCGCAGCGCACCTTCGGCCTCTACCGGCTGGAGGTGCTCGCCGCGCTGGCCAACGCCCTGCTGCTCAGCGGGGTGGCGGTCTACGTGCTGATCGAGGCGGTCCGCCGGTTCGGCGAGCCACCCGAGGTGCTGGCCACCCCGATGCTGGTGGTGGCGGTGCTCGGCCTGCTCGCCAACCTGGTCGCGTTCGCGCTGCTGCGCGAGGGCGCGAAGGAGAGCATCAACCTGCGCGGGGCGTACCTGGAGGTGGTCGGCGACCTGCTCGGCTCCCTCGGCGTGATCGTGGCCGCACTGCTGATCGCCGGCACCGGCTGGTGGTGGGCCGACCCGGTGGTGGCCGTGGCGATCGGCGTGTTCATCCTGCCGCGTACCTGGCGACTCGGGCGGGCGGCGGTGCGGATCCTGGTGCAGGCCGCCCCGGAGCACCTCCAGGTGACCGCCGTGCACGACCGGCTGACCGCCGTGCCCGGCGTCACCGAGGTGCACGACCTGCACGTCTGGACGCTCACCTCGGGCATGGACGTCGCCTCCGCGCACCTCACCCTGGCCACCGGGGCCGAGGTCGGCGCGGTGCTGGCCGCCGCCCGCGGCGCCCTGCGGGACGACTTCCACATCGAGCACGCCACCCTCCAGATCGAGCCGGGCAGCGCCCCCGGCGCCTGCGGCCCGACGCACTGGTGA